In Opitutaceae bacterium TAV5, one genomic interval encodes:
- a CDS encoding ABC transporter permease, whose protein sequence is MSPSSTRDQVRSATPAAHPGVARPRRWPVLLVLAALLVIAMIVSTGIGAVEISPLQVIAILLHKLGIPAETLAALHPKLAFADQQAAVLHAIRLPRVVLGVLVGAALAVSGAALQGLFRNPLADPGLLGVSSGASLAVSATIVLGFSFLGLYTLPVAAFAGSVAAISVIYTLARKDGRTNVATMLLAGIAINALCGAGTGLFTYFSDEEQLRAITFWLLGSLGGATWKSVLSATPPILLCLCVMPFLASTLNALLLGEANARHLGIPVEAAKWIIVAMVALGVGSSVAMTGMIGFVGLVVPHLIRLWRGPNHRLLLPASALLGALLLVLADLAARTIVSPLELPIGIVTSAIGAPFFLYLLLRKKSLGTP, encoded by the coding sequence ATGTCACCATCCTCGACCCGTGACCAGGTCCGGTCCGCCACACCCGCTGCCCATCCCGGCGTGGCGCGACCGCGTCGCTGGCCCGTCCTCCTCGTCCTTGCGGCGCTCCTTGTCATTGCGATGATCGTCTCCACCGGCATCGGTGCCGTCGAGATCAGCCCCCTGCAGGTCATCGCCATCCTGCTCCACAAGCTCGGCATTCCGGCGGAGACGCTCGCCGCGCTCCATCCGAAGCTCGCTTTCGCCGACCAGCAAGCCGCCGTGCTCCACGCCATCCGCCTGCCCCGCGTCGTCCTCGGCGTGCTCGTCGGCGCGGCCCTGGCCGTCTCCGGCGCGGCCCTGCAAGGCCTCTTCCGCAATCCCCTCGCCGACCCCGGCCTGCTCGGCGTCTCCAGCGGAGCCTCCCTGGCCGTCTCCGCCACCATCGTCCTCGGCTTCAGTTTTCTCGGCCTCTACACGCTCCCCGTCGCCGCTTTCGCCGGCAGCGTCGCCGCCATCAGCGTGATCTACACGCTGGCCCGCAAGGATGGCCGCACCAACGTCGCCACCATGCTGCTGGCCGGCATCGCCATCAACGCCCTCTGCGGCGCCGGCACCGGCCTGTTCACCTATTTTTCCGACGAGGAACAACTGCGCGCCATCACCTTCTGGCTCCTCGGCTCGCTCGGCGGCGCCACCTGGAAATCCGTCCTCAGCGCCACCCCTCCCATCCTCCTCTGCCTCTGCGTGATGCCCTTCCTCGCCAGCACGCTCAACGCCCTCCTCCTCGGCGAGGCCAACGCCCGCCACCTCGGCATCCCGGTCGAAGCCGCCAAGTGGATCATCGTCGCCATGGTCGCCCTCGGCGTCGGTTCCAGTGTCGCCATGACCGGCATGATCGGTTTCGTCGGCCTTGTCGTGCCTCACCTGATACGCCTCTGGCGCGGCCCCAACCACCGCCTCCTGCTCCCGGCCTCCGCCCTCCTCGGCGCGCTCCTGCTCGTCCTTGCCGACCTCGCCGCCCGCACCATTGTCAGCCCGCTGGAGCTGCCCATCGGCATCGTCACCTCCGCCATCGGCGCCCCCTTCTTCCTCTACCTCCTCCTCCGCAAAAAAAGCCTCGGCACGCCATGA
- a CDS encoding hemin ABC transporter ATP-binding protein yields the protein MTTASHVLSARGLAYTVDAGRKTLLADVDLTLRPGEFHAIIGRNGAGKSTLLKLLTGELHPTAGEIELWQIPLARHRARHLARRRGVLAQHTELHFDYRALEVVLLGRIPHQRNQIETDADVAIALDCLHRVGLAGYEDRNYLTLSGGEQQRVHLARVLAQVTPGDAHPDDAASPDHRPLLFLDEPTSSLDLHHQNQVLEIARSLTRDRGAAVLAVLHDLNLAARYADTITLLTAGRVTACGTPDAVLREDTLRHAFSHEVRVQRHPCFDCPLVISA from the coding sequence ATGACCACCGCCTCCCATGTACTGAGCGCCCGCGGCCTCGCCTACACCGTGGACGCCGGCCGCAAGACGCTCCTCGCCGACGTGGACCTCACGCTTCGCCCCGGCGAATTCCACGCCATCATCGGCCGCAACGGGGCGGGCAAGAGCACGCTCCTCAAGCTCCTCACCGGCGAACTCCATCCGACCGCCGGCGAGATCGAGCTCTGGCAAATCCCGCTCGCCCGGCACCGCGCGCGCCACCTCGCCCGCCGTCGCGGCGTGCTCGCCCAGCACACCGAACTCCACTTCGACTACCGCGCGCTCGAAGTCGTGCTCCTCGGCCGGATACCGCATCAACGCAACCAGATCGAGACCGACGCCGACGTCGCCATTGCCCTCGACTGCCTGCACCGCGTCGGCCTCGCCGGTTACGAGGACCGCAACTACCTGACGCTCTCCGGCGGCGAGCAGCAGCGCGTCCACCTCGCCCGCGTGCTCGCCCAAGTCACACCCGGCGACGCCCATCCCGACGACGCCGCCTCGCCCGACCACCGCCCGCTGCTCTTTCTCGACGAACCCACCAGCAGCCTCGACCTGCATCACCAGAACCAGGTTCTGGAAATCGCCCGTTCCCTCACCCGCGACCGCGGCGCCGCCGTGCTCGCCGTCCTGCACGACCTCAACCTCGCCGCCCGCTATGCCGACACCATCACGCTTCTCACGGCTGGCCGCGTGACGGCCTGCGGCACGCCCGACGCCGTGCTCCGCGAGGACACCCTCCGCCACGCTTTCAGCCACGAAGTCCGCGTGCAGCGCCACCCCTGCTTCGACTGCCCGCTGGTCATCAGCGCGTGA